A region of the Culex quinquefasciatus strain JHB chromosome 1, VPISU_Cqui_1.0_pri_paternal, whole genome shotgun sequence genome:
tATACGACCAAAATGggaaaaattgactaaaatgaccaaaaaagtcaaaatgaccgatatgaccaaaatgaccgaaatggccaaaatgaccaaaatggccaaaatgaccaaaatggccaaaatgaccaaaaatgactaaaatgaccgaaataaccgaaatgagaaaaattagtgaaatggccaaaatgaccaaaatggccaaaatgaccaaaatggccaaaatgaacaaaatgaccaaaattatcgaaatggtcgaaatgacttatacgaccaaaatggccaaaataccaaaatgaccgaaatgaccaaaatgaccaaaatgaccaaaatggccaaaatgaaagaaatgaccaaaatgaccgaaatgaccaaattgactgaaatggccaaaatgaccaaaatggccaaaatgaccaaaatggccaaaatgaccaaaatggccaaaatgacttaaatgaccaaaatgatcaaaatggccaaaatgacctaaatgaacGAAATGGCCGAAATGACTTAtacgaccaaaatggccaaaacgaccaaaatgtccaaaatgatcgaaatgactaaaatgaccaaaatgactaaaataaccgaaattaccgaaattaacgaaatgaccgaaatgaccaaaatgatcaaaatgaccaaaatgactaaaagaccaaaattaccgacatgaccaaaatgaccgaaatgaccaaaatgactaaaagatcaaaatggccaaaatgaccgtaatgaccaaaatgactaaaaagaccaaaatggccaaaatgaccaaaatggccaaaatggccaaaataccaaaatgaccgaaatgaccacaatgaaagaaatgaccaaaatgccgaaaatgaccaaaatgactcaaatgactaaaatgactaaaatgaccaaaatgaccaaaatgattaaaatgaccaaaatggccaaaatgaccaaaatgaccgaaatgaccaaaattaccaaaattaccaaaatgaacgaaatggtcgaaatgacttatacgaccaaaatggccaaaagaccaaaattgccaaaatgaccaaaatggccaaaatgaccaaaatgaccacaatgaaagaaatggccaaaatgaccaaaatgaacaaaatggccaaaatgaccaaaatgaccgaaatgaccaaaatgattcaaatgactaaaatgactaaaatgaccaaaatgatcaaaatgaccgaaatgactaaaatgaccaaaatggccaaaatgactcaaattaccaaaatgaccaaaatgaccaaaatggccaaaatgacttaaatggccaaaatgatgacataaacattaaaaaatatttgcaacggcctaaatatcagaggcgactcgtccacctgttcaacctgttcattgaacaggtaGCCGATTCCAAGCggataattattttatttaagtaCCACGGTGCTTTTTAAATTAGCAACATACAACAAttgtttattacaatttttgtttgaatatacgGTAACAAAATCAACTCCCTATGTTCAGCAGCGCTACATGCACCGAAAAAGCTTTGGCCCGCCACCCTTTACTCTTTACCACTCTTTACAACCCACCAATACTAAAGCGAGCCAGCCTAGCGGGCCACGCGCAAATGCTGGTCGCGTTCAACACCGACCCCCTGAACGTCggggaaaaaatctccatacagaaaaaaatcaacacatgtaaagagtttcctattcatacgcagcggcagtatcgatgtgttggtaaatctggttcaatctgagagcgtgaactgacagcatttttgggaGAGAGCGAAATGCCACCCCCAGGCCCAGCCGACTTAGCTCGCTCAGCTCTCCAGGGAGCTgcatgcaaaaggtaaacaagccagcgcgttgacagcacgttgggagcatgaataaatgagagagcgcgagagcacgacagatattgctctatatttggcGCACTTTTAGGCATCAGGCTGTTTTGCGCAGACTGGTGTTGGATTGTTTTAAAACTGGAATGTTCAACTGCGTGCGTTGAACCTCTTCGACTGTCTTGGTTACTAGTGGATTCTTGCTCTATTGGAAAGTGATATAATGTTAAGTTAAGATAGTGTGATTGATAGattaaattgaaacaattgaaacaaaaaagtactgTGCTTTTTCCAGGATCGGGACACATGAGAAGAATTATGAAAGTAGATTCAACCATGATCGCTATTTTATTTTTCGGATGATTCTATTTAAAGCGGATGCAGTCCTAAAAAAGTTAAAGATTTGTTGCCATTTTTTCTTCACAGCttacgaccaggttaggaccgaggatcaaaaatacaacaaataataaataataaaaaaacgtaACTGAATCAGATGATCATTTTCTCGTGCCATGTGTcagcaagtgtgcgatcacgtcaatctgttcctcgggtgtcttgcactgcctcaagcgaactctgtattctcggtaaatggcccacagctccgactcgctgtacagcATCCGTTCACCTTGTTGCTccttcggggttgcaccggcgTCGGCGCCAGTATTTCCTtgacttcttcctgcgggacgaggatgttTATCTTCCGGTaccgctccaggtagcggaggaaaatccgccgcggtAAACACGGCTCCTGCAGGAGTCTGTTTgtccttcttccatgctggcggcttcggcttggacgcctgctgcctcgactggatgaactgcgcacgtttgggacagctgcggtccagaccctcgtggGATCCAGAACAGTTGACACATTTCTTGGCTTCCgtttcttctgctttgcacttTTCTGTGCTGTGGGCacccacagctgctgcacctaggcttgagatggcagttactggttccgtgaccgaactgcaagcagttcttgcactgggtcacgtgcggttctttgttccggtaggctacccaccggacgacgactggtcccactttctttaccttgctactcaactccttcagactggtgtgccccttggggaagagcacgatgaaaggcgtctcatcgatggcgggaagctgctgcttccgcctgatggcgtgtactgccaagacgtccagctgatgttccgtcttgagcagctccttgatgTAATCCGGTTCCACGTTCGGGAGACCTCGCATTACTACCCGGTGCGGTCTTGCACATTTGTTGCCATTAAATGCTCCAAAAACGACTGtgtttattcagactgtagtcccggttcactctagttgaatatattataatcatatattgtagcatgaatttgttctgaaaactttttttcattgatgttaaaaacaaatattttagttatctcggattcatgtcaataaagttttgtttttaacatcaaaaaccCTTCTTTTTATTCGGAATTTGAATTCCAAAACCATGAGGACATAACAGTGAGTAAAttcaattctctaaaaatttggCAAAGGATCAAAAGCGATACCACCTGGTTCTAATAAGTATAGAGTAAAatgacaatttaatttttaaatagtaacCAAGTTAGGTCAATATTTGTTGGGCTTAAAAAAGcccaacaaacagttttttttgttaaggatGTGGTATTTTTTCTAACATCCTGatgaatagttttaaaattcagtatAATATTCAATAACTTCAGTTGAATTTCGATAAGGATGGCAGTGCTTGCTCTGTTTTTCCACATTCCCCACGCTAAAGATTAagtcttaaaaatacattttaacgagataaaaaacataattttaattatttatttgcataaaccaaaaattataatagtataaaaataataaaacgtaaaaataaaagccattggaaagaaaaaatctttaaaaacatttttttactttgcaCAGGTACTTCTTTCgggcacgagtcgcctctgctaaatattaaaaattattaaatggcctaaatgaccaaaatgacttaaatgactaaaatgacattaatggccaaaatgacctaaaagtTCAAAACGACTAAAATGAcataaatgacccaaatgacctcAATGGTCAAAATTACGTTATTGACAAAATGAcgttaataacaaaaatgaccaaaatggccaaattgaccaaaatgatcgaaattaccaaaatgaccaaatttaccgaaatggccaaaatatccaaaattgccaaaatgactaaattaTCAATTCGTCTAAGTTTTTACATTGAAAGTCGAAACTATTCAATGAACCTTTAACAGTCCTACACCTCTAGAAACGCTTTATTCGCACACGCGTGTATTGGTGTAGTTTCTAATCAGCTGATCACGTTTCTCCCCCGTCAACGCATGTGCTTCATTCACACCACCAAGCTCTAGCTCAGTCAACAGTTGAGTCAAGTCACATCCAGACCAGTTATTCCAGATCTGTCTTAGACAGCTGTTTGTGGACGCGCTTTGTCTCGCACCGAATACACGCAACCTTGGCCAAAAACTAGTTCAGTGACCACTTCCGGGGGAAATGGCCGCGGCGCGTGGCATCCGCTTCTACTACGATCTTATCTCGCAACCTTGCCGTGCGTTGTACATTTTCCTCGAGCAGACCAAAATCCCGCACCAAAAGTGTCCGACGGCGCTGCGAAAATGTGAGTGGTGCTGCTGACCTTAAGCGCGCGTGAGTGACCGACCTTAACCGTCGCGTGGGTTGTCTACTTTCAGGGGAGCACACGACGCCGGAGTTTTTGCGGACGGTGAACCGGTTCGGGAAGCTGCCGGCGATTGTGGAGGAGGAGTCGGGGTTTAAACTGGCGGAAAGTATTGCGATTTTGAGGTATTTGTCGCGGGAGCACTCGGTGCCGGACCATTGGTACCCGCGGGATAGCCGGAGGAGGGCGCGGGTTGACGAGTACCTGGAGTGGCAGCACAGTAACACCCGATTGCACTGTGCCGGGTATGTTCGGTACGTGTGGAGGGGACCGCTGCGGGGAGAGGCTGTTGAGAGGCAGGTCGCGGAACGGCTTCGGGCGGAGATGATTGCCTGTTTGGACTTTATCGAGTCGAACCTGCTGCGGGAGGATGTGCCGTTTATCGCGGGTCAGGACATTTCCATTGCGGATTTGGTTGCGGCTTGCGAAGTTGAGCAACCTAGTAAGAACTTTGACATTTTAAGCTTCTTGGAGTTACGAACTCTAATTCAAATTCTTTGTAGAACTCACCGGTTACGATGCGAGGGTGGGCAGACCAAAGATGACCGCATGGTTGCAACGGGTTAAGGAATTTACCCATCCGGACTACGAGGCTGCGCACAAGGTGATGTTGAGGTTTGCGCCAACGGTGGCGTGAGTTCAGGAACATTAGCTCAATTATACTTAAGGTGCTACACTTTTCGTTTAGCGATTCAGTTCAACAATAAAGTATTTCTTGTAATGTCTACGCAGTCGACTCTTTGTCTTCGCTATGTCAATATTGTTTTATCCATCGATGGTTTCTTCAGTTCCTTCAAACTTTAAACTTAGATGCTTTTTTCCTCGATGTTCTTTCTAGCACCAAGAATTTTTTGTTCGATGAtccctaaaatttatttttctcatagcttgcGTAGACAGTTTTCTTAAGGAgttattagactatggcaaacaaacaaactcgcacttttttgtgtttgacagtttgtcaaactcgcaaacaaagccaaatgtatgTAAGCTgacgtttcaaaaaaaaaaaaaaaaaacaaaagttgtcAAAAAGGTTGTTTGTGTatttgcgagtttgtttgtcgtagtctaatacTTCCTTTAGCTTTTCGTCTATCGAGATATTAAAAGTGCAATTCTGCCGTTCtaagcataattgtcccatgtcattttttgactattttgaccttttgacatttttaagtttagtttgtcgtatacttttcgaaaaatccataaaatctactactttgttcggaaactcatcaaaaacaacaccaagtctgtttgtcccatcgttacacttctacgcataattgtcccaccaagcaTTTTCtttcacggaatcattagtaATACGAAGCATTGAGTCttgtttacatactgtatagcaagaggatcataAAAAAAGAGTGATAAACTATTAACTGGGGCGATTGGGGACACATAGGACGAAtaagaacccacgggacaattatgcatagaaacacagaaatcgatcgaaaaatttcaaacgagtttttctcagttgctttttttgaacatgggacaattatgcgtagaacggcagaatATGGAGtttaactttctgtcaagcaTCTGTAAAGTTTACCATGATAGCTgtgaaagtttcactccatgttataCCAGCTCACATCTCTTTTTTTAACTTCTCGATTTCTCTTTTATCGCATAAAAAATCAGTCCCGGCTTCATCAAATTccatatcataaaaaaatatgaagaattGAACTTGAGTTAttcaaaactaaattatttttgcttcaaaacaCTACTTTTGATCTAAGAAATCAGGCCTTAGAATATTCAAGATTTTTTCTGAGACtcgcaaaatttgaacaaaattttataatttggtttAGTTGTCTCCgtgaaaatggaaaaatttcaaagcgattttttttattttatcgatTTCATTATAGATTATattttcgatctttttttatgaaattgcaggccaagtgcgaatgattctgatgatacctcttcagttgacgctcaggcgaggaacatcctggaaggagcgtcactgactacgtccgtagtcctgttagatcatttcttgatcaagacagtatagctctggttccttgcaagtgtcctattttcttacctccacgttggcttggttttcatgatgacctagctggtggcctgtggaaacggatcgtaaacctttgaccaccgcgggtcaaagtcgagacggctaaaagaaaggggcgcgacaatgtgggaaagggatgtaatttgtgattgtagacggtattgttttgattcgcagtatgttgagtcaactgctgtggatgtacctgaaacatcgcacaacggggtttctcttttcTTCATTCTCAACTACCACCtgtcttctgtttattttgtttcactgattttctaacgcggcttctgtttacttctgtttactccatttgatttcgattttactcatttgaatctcttatttctcaacgcttttccactctacactgaaaatacgccacacttttttttcaagtgcccaaacacttgaaagattcaataaagccaCATCTTAGATctaatttgtttgtgtttgaaTTTCAATCCAATCCATTATCAAATTCAAGTGTTTAAACGAttaactttttggtattttttgacaccttattttcattcgggtggctcaaacttttcaagtgttttgctcatgaatttgccCCACTGTgctgaactattcaaagtgatgaggaaaacacttgaaattgatcttgttttgatttgaaatgcagTTTCGTGACAGCATCGTCAGACTTTGCTTCGTTTCTTCATTTGTGCTTTGGCGGTCCGGTGTGTTCGTTTTTCGCAGGCCCGAATGACCGCGTGAGTTCGCTGCCGCCATGTTCCTGTCCAGTAAATTGCCTGCCTGGTTTGTGGCCGCGAAGCCAAGCATCACCACAAGGCTGCGTCCTCGGGCTCAGGATCCGTATGGTCAGCGGAAGGGCTCGGTCTCCCGGACCCGGAAGGAGGCCAACTTTGGCGATTCCGGAGATTCATCCACTTGGTGAGTggggaaaaagatttttttgttgggttttgttttgatttttggatttttgttgtGTGAATTGCAGGAAGGATGCGATTGAGCTGCAGATGCCGTACCAGGAAGCGTTTGATGAAATTAAGGAAAACACCCGCCGGGCGCTGGAGAATCGGTGTCGGTGAGGACAAGAAGCGGTGAGAAGCAGGATTCGATACATTCCACCCAGGGGCCAAGCAATGCGTCATTAGGATGGTCAAGGCACAGTTAGATTCGTTGGAACCAACCGCGGTTCCGAATCAacaagaaggttccccgggggccTCCATCTCCGCAGAAAGCGGTGGTGGCGAACAACCCGAACCTGACCAGGAGGACGATCCTGAAAGCAGGGACAACCGGAAGAAGAGacaatttaacaacaaaaagaaTGTTCCATTTTTGACAAGCAAATAAAAGctgtcaaaataatttcatgACGCAACTTCTTCTCTTATTTAAATAAACCGAAATCAATTTCTATTACATACAAACATGCATTGATTATGGAaggaaaaatcatttaaaaccaATAGATATAACGTGGTTTTCCATGTGACACAACACATCAAATTCAAGTGTTGTGCTATTGAGTTGACAGCATCTTTAGGTGcccaaaattcaagtgttttgcgattgatttctgagtgctctgtacagcagggtcagatcatgtgtagaacacttcgttaagctgtgtaagttttgctcagtgtattttaccaattgatgctgctgtaacaaactgtctgtttttccttaatttggcagcgatgtcaattttgtttatctttatttatctatttgaataatttttcatctgccctataaattgcatttaacacaatctaagcttgtttgttacctctttttattaactattgttaatttcattATCTACTTattaaattactatctttcttttactattgattcttaaaatagtatatttctttcactgtccattgtttttaatcttcacccttttcttcaaacaaatgaggttcgagcccttactcaatttttggaatgatcaaagaatcaacacaaatattactattgtacttttgaaaaactttataaaatgcttaggaccaaaaattgtaacaaaacaccgacgacaaagaaatagcaacagataaacacgacttaaCATTAGGAATTATTTCAggagaaaaaaatacacagtaaaataacaactagtttttgaattcaaactaaaataaaacagtttttgctttaatgaaagttgataggcacactttaaacggttaggcgcttatactacatcaaaccctacgtaatgtaccaccccggccgagttaaaatgcgtaaccggaaaagaagggtGTGCATGctcacgaacactcaaagcgtgttctagcgtgctgctcgtactgactcagagcaagggtgagatgtaggtgtaagggcagtgcgtgttcgtcgggaacctagtgcataagatcggtcaaggcccgttcttacactgaaaattgcgaattgcgaattgcgatctttttttatgaaattattgaaagatggaaacttttaaaaacattttatccGGCTTTTATAGTCTTTCAAGGTGCTAATGAAAACTCAATTTAAACTAATAATTTGGCTAGACAAGACCATTGAAtcgtattttgatttaaattcattaaaatttaaaatatataatatacagtcaacccacatattcggaacacttttgtgataatttgtcaatagcatgccaaatgcaccTTTTCTGTCGACCCCACTATTTTTAGGGCCTTTATTTGGTCATTCTCTttctatttcactagtaaaagtagaactctctacacaaaaaaaaactgcttttcaAAGCTATTTTAGCCAGAGcatcaaaacactgcctccaaattgcttgTTGCCAGTGTGTGAagtgattattttgaaaaaaaaatgtgtattcctGGAGAGacacaaaaagtttgtttacatccgtaagaaaaaagtgttccaaatttgtggatttttttaaggttcaatgtttttctttaaaaagttgatataaAACGTTGAAGAATACACGTTTAGATGTATAAATCAGATatgctgcaaaaaaaatatatatcaactcAAAATAGGTACAAAAACATGAATAATGAAGAATGAGGTATAAAAAGTACTTTCTGTAATTTTAACATAAGATTTTTAggcttttctaattttttttccattaaattttcgtgaaattttgtgtttttgatttaaGGCCCCCGTGAAAATTGCAATTGTAGAGCGTAAAAAATTACTAAGTCTAGCTATCATTATATCGAGAACTTAAAAAAGAGATGCGAGCCGGTAACATAAAAAAACCActttaaaattgaatgaaacaatcaagaaattaaaaagagagatgtgagccggtaacatggagtgaaacttttccAGCTATCATGGTAAACTTTACAGTAGCTTCGTGATAAAAGTATGTAaattagataaggtaaggcgggttttcaaacattcaaaaaattgttagaacgaattttgtatggagattttcagaaaaaataagatTTGCCCATCTTTAGGTACTGCCTGTTGAATAATCAATCTTGAGAAAAATAAGTCTTCTTCAGTTTCACCTTAACATCCCTCATTTTTCTACTGACTTAAGTCTTggaaacttttggtttggtacGATTTGCAATGTTTGAATTAGGAGAACcttttgtcccgcccgtgtggatcaatcgaaccgcgcactggactcacaatccagaggtcgccggttcgaatcccgcggcgggcgctctaaaattctttgtgtaaatatgggtattcggcgccgtagctccgtgccgtactttcatacacttaggagcccagggtggcAAAGTCCTTGTacataaaaaggaagacactagtggttggtactagcaatggtggccgacagctataaagtcaacttcgtttcgttttttctttcagatttttttttttaaattaccgaattactatcgagaaattaaaaagagagatgtgagccggtaacatggagtttaaactttcgcaactgtcatggtaaacttcacaggagcttgacagaaagtttaactccatgttgcacttttaatttctcgatacaatACAAAATGGAACATTTTCGGaatgtttcagaaaaaaaaaaagaaaagaaaaactcttCCTTGATTTTCCTAACTTTTCGTTTAAATGCCGATTTATTCTGATTTAGCGATTAATCACAGGTTCACAATTAGAGTTTCGTTCGTCATTAGTGTTCCGAATTGTGGTAGATATTTGAAAGCTATATGTTTCCTCTATTTGGACGGATGATAAAGGCTATCCTATAAAAAAAGTATGGTTTTTGTTCTTTCTTCTCGTTCAAATTGATCTAAATCGCTTATATTTTATAGCAAGttttgattagaaaatttttcactatttaaactacATCGAGAAAAGGTAGTGTTCAAAGGTAGTTCATTTTACGGGGCTCCCGctaaaataaatacttttaaatATGAATATTTATGCGATATACTCTTGCAAGTTGCTTTCTTCCACTAAAGCTAAGTTTGTGATTTTTACCTAAATATTTCGGACGGCTTTGTTCCTTCTGTGTTAAGTGCATTTTGCTTCGTTGATAAAACGACGCGTGTGTTCGAACTAAAAAGAAGCGTGTAAAATTATTCAACATGccctaatataaaaaaaaaaaacaactaatgAAACAAAACGCGCTAACAAATTTCGACGC
Encoded here:
- the LOC6047044 gene encoding glutathione S-transferase theta-1, with translation MAAARGIRFYYDLISQPCRALYIFLEQTKIPHQKCPTALRKWEHTTPEFLRTVNRFGKLPAIVEEESGFKLAESIAILRYLSREHSVPDHWYPRDSRRRARVDEYLEWQHSNTRLHCAGYVRYVWRGPLRGEAVERQVAERLRAEMIACLDFIESNLLREDVPFIAGQDISIADLVAACEVEQPKLTGYDARVGRPKMTAWLQRVKEFTHPDYEAAHKVMLRFAPTVA